Proteins co-encoded in one Acidobacteriota bacterium genomic window:
- a CDS encoding anti-sigma factor, translating into MSTTGHYDQGDLALFAMQLLPRNEHVAMASHISSCTYCRQELASLQGDLAAYAHTVDMHSPPALTRERFLNQVAREKRFVPLDQPEPERLPPVPVQRLERMERIEAAAAGKPLGYTSRGQQYTTGLGSGRYLDEADERQTGQVSMVARAFTSAFPWIGWAVAAVLAITAGNLYHEREAQRAKLISQAGAIDRLNSDAAGAKQLLETITDASARQVTLTKANESPAPSVPQARVTYVASKGSLIFLASNLEPIESFKTYELWLIPSDGGDPIPAGTFRPDARGNASVILPPLPKGIDAKVFGVTIEADGGSQTPTMPIVLAGS; encoded by the coding sequence ATGAGCACAACCGGCCATTACGACCAGGGCGATCTGGCTCTGTTTGCCATGCAGTTGCTACCGCGCAACGAACATGTAGCCATGGCATCTCATATCTCCAGTTGCACCTACTGCCGGCAGGAACTGGCGAGCCTTCAGGGGGATCTGGCAGCGTATGCCCACACGGTAGACATGCACTCCCCCCCGGCGTTGACCCGGGAACGTTTTTTGAACCAGGTCGCCCGAGAGAAGCGGTTTGTCCCATTGGACCAGCCTGAACCCGAGCGCCTGCCACCAGTGCCTGTTCAGCGTCTCGAACGAATGGAGCGCATTGAGGCAGCCGCGGCTGGAAAGCCGCTGGGATATACGTCGCGAGGCCAGCAGTACACCACCGGTCTCGGCAGCGGACGCTATCTTGATGAAGCGGACGAGCGGCAAACAGGTCAGGTCTCGATGGTGGCCAGGGCCTTTACCTCAGCCTTTCCCTGGATTGGGTGGGCGGTGGCGGCAGTATTGGCGATTACTGCTGGAAATCTTTACCACGAGCGCGAGGCACAGCGCGCGAAGCTCATTTCACAGGCTGGAGCAATCGACCGCCTCAACTCCGATGCGGCTGGAGCGAAACAGCTTCTGGAGACCATCACCGATGCCTCGGCGCGCCAGGTAACGCTCACCAAGGCCAACGAATCTCCAGCCCCGTCTGTCCCACAGGCCAGGGTGACCTATGTCGCCTCGAAAGGATCGCTGATCTTCCTTGCGAGCAATCTGGAACCTATCGAAAGTTTCAAGACCTATGAGCTTTGGCTGATTCCCTCCGATGGAGGCGATCCAATCCCTGCCGGCACCTTCAGGCCCGATGCGCGCGGCAACGCCAGCGTCATTCTGCCGCCTTTGCCTAAGGGCATTGACGCCAAAGTATTTGGAGTCACCATCGAAGCCGATGGCGGTTCGCAAACGCCCACGATGCCTATCGTGCTCGCAGGAAGCTAA
- a CDS encoding YdcF family protein, whose translation MRRKAPSTGAVLLRSLLLSLFLIIVGWGIYVAQQISEVANQDEAQQADAIAVFGAAEYLGRPSPTLHFRLDHAVDLYRKQIAPLVITLGGGSDKDSGNTEGAVGRDYLLAHGIPFGSIIAETHSFDTEQQVRRLAAIARDNNLQHIVVVSDGTHLFRIRELCRDAGLDVYTSPRATVGHISQYDLTMRYLHEIVSYTASKLHLDIGWPRRWLAGEDDY comes from the coding sequence ATGCGCCGCAAAGCTCCTTCGACTGGCGCAGTGCTTTTACGCAGCCTTCTGCTTTCACTTTTCCTTATCATCGTGGGATGGGGGATCTATGTTGCGCAGCAAATATCGGAAGTAGCCAATCAGGATGAAGCACAGCAGGCCGATGCTATCGCTGTCTTTGGAGCCGCGGAGTACTTAGGGCGGCCTTCGCCAACGCTGCATTTCAGGTTGGATCACGCAGTGGATCTGTACCGAAAGCAAATTGCTCCGCTCGTCATTACTCTTGGCGGAGGGTCAGACAAGGATTCGGGCAATACAGAAGGGGCCGTCGGCCGCGATTACCTGCTGGCGCACGGTATTCCGTTTGGCAGCATCATCGCAGAGACCCATTCATTCGACACTGAGCAACAGGTGCGCCGGTTGGCAGCGATAGCGCGAGACAACAACCTGCAACATATTGTTGTCGTCTCAGACGGCACACACCTGTTTCGTATCCGTGAACTTTGCCGAGACGCTGGTCTGGACGTCTACACCTCACCGAGAGCTACAGTAGGGCATATCAGTCAGTACGATCTTACGATGAGATATCTGCACGAGATCGTCAGCTATACCGCCTCGAAACTTCACCTCGATATTGGTTGGCCGCGGAGATGGCTCGCAGGCGAGGATGACTACTAG
- a CDS encoding YncE family protein, translated as MGASTLAAISGCGNTYRPVVTAINPVGPASQPQKYAVAISDPGNGLPGLLTIVDFSGDTVLITANVGVAPYYFILNAGGNTGYTLNGDGTMTSFDVSNQLQTRDVVQTTLLNGALPNSIFPDSTSTFVTEAGRTAVAQLKGFPPALNQELPIASGFTPVYIAGVSGAARQYVINQNTGGGSGQVAAIETSSNTISGIIQVGKAPIYGVMTADGKRAFIMNQGDGTVSVINSQANQLDAVPSPAVNPIPVGTSPVWADLAPTKNELVIANAGDGTSKGSVSIINIPLCSAAALPGNPNCDPTNPIDANGFGQVLATVPVGVNPRMVAVLQDGSRAYVVNQADSTVSVVNLTSNTVTATIPVPATVHPNFIAAINGTPTGKVYVTSPESNNMTIIRTDTDVVETTIPLQGKGVQVRAQIP; from the coding sequence CTGGGGGCCTCAACGCTGGCGGCGATCTCCGGGTGCGGCAACACGTATCGTCCCGTGGTCACGGCGATCAATCCTGTGGGTCCTGCCTCGCAGCCGCAGAAGTACGCGGTCGCCATCTCCGATCCGGGCAATGGGCTTCCAGGGCTTCTGACGATTGTGGATTTTTCCGGCGATACAGTGCTTATCACGGCCAACGTTGGAGTCGCACCGTACTATTTCATCCTGAACGCGGGCGGAAATACCGGTTACACCTTGAATGGCGACGGCACGATGACCAGCTTCGATGTTTCGAACCAGTTGCAGACACGCGATGTCGTGCAGACAACGCTTCTGAACGGCGCTTTGCCGAACAGTATTTTTCCCGACTCGACATCGACATTTGTTACTGAGGCAGGCCGTACCGCAGTGGCTCAGTTGAAGGGGTTTCCACCGGCTTTGAACCAGGAACTTCCGATCGCATCCGGTTTCACGCCGGTTTATATTGCAGGCGTTTCGGGAGCTGCCAGGCAGTATGTCATCAACCAGAACACTGGAGGTGGCAGCGGGCAGGTTGCTGCGATTGAGACTTCGAGCAATACGATCTCCGGCATCATCCAGGTGGGCAAAGCGCCAATTTACGGCGTGATGACGGCTGACGGAAAACGGGCGTTCATCATGAACCAGGGTGACGGAACAGTTTCCGTCATCAACTCACAGGCGAACCAGCTTGACGCAGTACCTTCACCGGCAGTCAATCCAATCCCGGTTGGGACTTCTCCTGTATGGGCAGATCTGGCACCAACAAAGAATGAACTGGTTATTGCGAATGCCGGTGATGGAACATCCAAGGGCTCTGTGAGCATCATCAACATCCCGCTTTGCTCTGCGGCGGCTCTGCCGGGAAACCCGAACTGCGATCCGACCAACCCGATCGATGCCAATGGCTTCGGTCAGGTGCTGGCAACGGTGCCGGTGGGAGTCAATCCTCGCATGGTTGCTGTCCTGCAAGATGGTTCTCGCGCTTATGTCGTGAACCAGGCCGACAGTACAGTCTCCGTCGTCAATCTAACCTCCAACACGGTGACGGCTACGATTCCGGTTCCAGCAACCGTGCACCCGAACTTTATTGCGGCGATCAACGGAACACCGACAGGGAAGGTCTACGTCACCTCTCCTGAGTCGAACAATATGACGATCATTCGCACCGATACCGACGTTGTCGAAACGACCATCCCCTTGCAGGGTAAAGGTGTTCAGGTTCGCGCCCAGATACCGTAG
- a CDS encoding ABC transporter permease, which translates to MSRQLNIVSMLRRSLVHRRARSLSALMAMTISAAVATALLTLYADLDAKLHHEFRNFGANIVITPAEAGKSFPPDTLERVQAAAGPDAVAAEFAYAVATTDRGTPVVVSGTDFDAVRRLNAWWQVDAWPAANEADAALLGQRAAQFVADEHSVQLTFDGRPLTLRGAGRLRTGDAEDSRIYMPLSTFTAWTGAQPGVIEIQIAGGAVKVEAAIERLRQLPGLKIEPVRQLVEGEDRIVDKTHALMYGAVLLIALTVAVSVLATLSASVLERRRDFALMKALGGSQAQLMAMFLLEAMVLAVAGVAAGFVLGSAAAFAISQLNFHTATLPRVGVLPAVVLLNILIAALAAMLPARVLRNLQPAALLKGE; encoded by the coding sequence ATGAGCCGGCAGTTAAACATCGTCAGCATGTTGCGCCGCTCACTGGTGCATCGCAGGGCGCGCAGCCTGTCGGCGCTGATGGCGATGACCATCTCTGCTGCTGTGGCAACGGCGCTGCTCACGCTCTACGCCGACCTCGACGCCAAGCTGCATCACGAGTTTCGCAACTTCGGCGCAAACATCGTGATCACTCCCGCCGAGGCTGGAAAGTCGTTCCCGCCTGACACGCTCGAACGTGTGCAGGCAGCCGCGGGACCGGACGCTGTCGCCGCAGAGTTTGCCTATGCCGTTGCCACCACGGACCGCGGAACACCGGTCGTCGTCTCCGGAACAGACTTTGACGCTGTACGCCGCCTGAACGCCTGGTGGCAGGTGGACGCATGGCCCGCTGCGAATGAAGCTGACGCGGCTCTACTCGGGCAACGTGCGGCCCAGTTCGTCGCCGACGAGCACTCCGTCCAACTCACCTTTGATGGCCGTCCCCTGACGCTACGGGGCGCGGGCAGACTGCGCACCGGCGACGCCGAAGACAGCCGCATCTACATGCCGCTGTCTACCTTTACCGCGTGGACGGGCGCGCAGCCAGGCGTGATCGAGATACAGATCGCCGGTGGGGCCGTCAAGGTTGAAGCCGCAATCGAGCGGCTGAGACAGCTTCCCGGCCTGAAGATCGAGCCCGTACGCCAGTTGGTCGAAGGCGAAGACCGCATCGTCGACAAGACGCATGCGCTGATGTACGGGGCCGTGCTCCTGATCGCGCTCACCGTCGCGGTAAGTGTGCTGGCAACACTTTCGGCCAGCGTGCTCGAGCGCAGGCGCGACTTCGCACTGATGAAGGCGCTCGGCGGATCGCAGGCTCAGTTGATGGCGATGTTCCTGCTTGAAGCGATGGTCCTTGCTGTCGCTGGTGTCGCGGCAGGCTTTGTGCTCGGCTCCGCAGCCGCCTTTGCCATCAGCCAACTCAACTTCCATACGGCCACGCTTCCGCGCGTGGGGGTGCTTCCGGCCGTCGTACTTCTAAATATTCTGATTGCAGCTCTGGCGGCAATGCTTCCGGCCCGTGTTCTGCGAAATCTGCAACCTGCGGCCCTGCTTAAAGGCGAGTGA
- a CDS encoding ABC transporter ATP-binding protein, giving the protein MTNDSPLVENLIEQTRPDCAVIALNGVTREYEGHAGKVCALDHASFSIVAGEWVAITGPSGSGKSTLVNLIGCLDRPTQGQLHIDGVNVASMSATELDRFRADKIGFIFQQFHLIPYLSAIENVMLAQYFHSMTDEKEARTALERVGLGQRADHLPSELSGGEQQRVCVARALINNPPILLADEPTGNLDAANQKIVAGLLEDLHRQGHTIVMVTHDPEMASLAQRRIALSHGKVFCHPVGGPVVTLRR; this is encoded by the coding sequence ATGACGAACGATAGTCCTCTGGTAGAAAACCTGATCGAACAGACGCGACCCGACTGCGCGGTGATTGCCTTGAACGGCGTGACGCGCGAGTATGAAGGCCATGCGGGCAAGGTATGCGCACTCGACCATGCCTCGTTCTCCATCGTTGCCGGGGAGTGGGTCGCCATCACCGGCCCCTCTGGCTCGGGCAAGAGCACGCTGGTCAACCTGATCGGCTGCCTCGACCGGCCGACACAGGGGCAGCTTCACATCGATGGCGTCAATGTCGCCAGTATGTCCGCCACGGAACTGGACCGTTTTCGCGCCGACAAAATCGGCTTTATCTTCCAGCAGTTTCACCTGATTCCTTACCTGTCGGCGATTGAAAACGTCATGCTCGCGCAGTACTTCCACTCCATGACAGACGAGAAGGAAGCCCGCACCGCGCTCGAGCGCGTGGGACTGGGACAACGCGCCGACCACCTGCCCAGCGAACTCTCGGGCGGCGAGCAGCAGCGTGTCTGCGTGGCCCGAGCGTTGATCAACAACCCGCCCATCCTCCTTGCCGATGAGCCAACCGGAAACCTGGACGCGGCAAACCAGAAGATCGTCGCCGGGCTGCTTGAAGACCTGCACAGACAAGGCCACACCATCGTGATGGTGACGCACGACCCTGAGATGGCCTCGCTGGCCCAGCGCCGGATTGCGCTGAGTCACGGCAAGGTCTTCTGTCACCCGGTTGGCGGTCCGGTGGTTACCTTACGCCGCTAG
- a CDS encoding DUF92 domain-containing protein, with protein MTIGPGIYNKSTGRNRPIFPARDHLQSRLLTCVVTGLLLLAVAMPPIAAHGLGQPMRSVGIPLLVSLSFGAAVWALRAATMGGVVLGILICFLLAQSPQISNGIFTHSVGRSALPALVAVFAISFAATKFRRSRKEAQGLAEPRRGRQASQIAANLGIAALFAATGRYEGCIAALAEAAGDTASSEIGQAVGGPVRLLTTGKPAPAGTNGGITLAGTMAALFGAAITVSVGALNHALWPHALVIFLAACAGVIFDSLLGATAENKGWIGNDLVNFASTLFAALLATFLSR; from the coding sequence ATGACCATCGGACCGGGTATCTACAACAAGTCCACCGGGAGGAATAGGCCAATCTTCCCCGCCCGGGATCATCTCCAATCCCGCCTGCTAACCTGCGTCGTGACGGGCTTGCTCCTTCTGGCTGTGGCCATGCCTCCAATAGCCGCTCACGGGCTTGGGCAGCCTATGCGGTCTGTCGGCATCCCGCTGCTCGTCAGCCTCAGCTTTGGAGCGGCGGTATGGGCCTTGCGCGCGGCGACCATGGGCGGAGTCGTCCTCGGGATACTCATCTGTTTCCTCCTGGCCCAATCTCCACAGATATCGAACGGAATTTTTACGCATTCCGTTGGGCGCTCCGCGCTCCCCGCCCTCGTCGCCGTATTTGCAATATCCTTTGCCGCAACAAAGTTCCGCCGCTCACGCAAGGAAGCACAGGGTCTGGCTGAGCCACGACGTGGCAGACAAGCCTCGCAGATTGCCGCAAACCTTGGGATCGCCGCTTTGTTCGCCGCAACGGGACGTTACGAAGGCTGCATCGCGGCTCTCGCCGAGGCCGCAGGAGACACAGCTTCGTCTGAAATAGGTCAGGCTGTCGGAGGGCCCGTAAGATTACTGACCACAGGGAAGCCCGCGCCCGCAGGAACAAATGGCGGAATTACTCTTGCCGGAACCATGGCCGCCTTGTTCGGCGCTGCGATAACCGTTTCGGTTGGCGCACTGAACCATGCTTTATGGCCTCACGCCTTAGTGATCTTCTTGGCCGCCTGCGCCGGGGTCATCTTCGACAGCCTGCTTGGCGCAACGGCAGAAAACAAGGGCTGGATCGGCAATGACCTGGTCAACTTCGCTTCCACACTGTTTGCCGCTCTGCTGGCGACCTTTCTGAGCCGCTAG
- a CDS encoding NAD(+)/NADH kinase produces the protein MFKAAIISKPQKPELATILSELIAWLESHDYEPLLDPHSAAYLDARKSVQRSDMPKHHPHLVIVLGGDGTLLAAARAFAHSPTPILGVNLGSLGFLTEVPLSELYTALESWCDNCASVEVRDMIRIELRRAGRTIKEWDALNDIVVSKGSIARMADFSVEIDQQFVGAMRADGIIVSTPTGSTAYNLSANGPIVMPSVNALVVTPVCPHLLTIRPIVVPGESTVTIHIEGVPNLTYLTVDGQEAIELELGDEVRCCRSEHGVRLLRPRRNGLFSVLRSKLSWGER, from the coding sequence ATGTTCAAGGCCGCCATCATCTCGAAGCCGCAGAAGCCGGAGCTTGCCACAATTCTTTCAGAACTGATTGCGTGGCTTGAGAGCCATGACTACGAGCCGCTGCTCGATCCGCATAGCGCCGCCTATCTTGATGCGCGGAAGTCAGTTCAGCGCAGCGACATGCCTAAACACCACCCTCATCTGGTGATTGTTCTGGGCGGCGACGGAACGCTACTTGCCGCGGCAAGGGCCTTTGCTCATTCTCCAACGCCGATCCTTGGCGTGAATTTAGGTTCGCTCGGTTTTCTGACGGAAGTTCCACTGTCGGAGCTGTATACAGCCCTTGAGTCGTGGTGCGACAACTGTGCGAGCGTCGAAGTTCGCGACATGATCCGCATCGAGCTGCGGCGCGCAGGCAGGACGATCAAGGAGTGGGACGCTCTCAACGACATTGTCGTCTCAAAGGGATCGATCGCGCGTATGGCCGATTTCTCCGTCGAGATCGACCAGCAGTTTGTTGGCGCAATGCGAGCCGATGGCATCATCGTCTCTACGCCGACGGGCTCCACAGCATACAATCTTTCGGCCAACGGCCCCATCGTCATGCCTTCGGTGAATGCTCTCGTGGTGACACCCGTCTGTCCGCACCTGCTGACGATTCGACCTATCGTTGTGCCTGGAGAGTCGACGGTAACGATTCACATCGAGGGCGTTCCCAACCTGACTTACCTGACCGTGGACGGGCAGGAAGCGATTGAGCTGGAGTTGGGGGACGAGGTGCGCTGCTGCCGCTCAGAGCACGGGGTACGACTCCTAAGACCTCGACGTAACGGACTGTTCAGCGTGCTGCGAAGCAAACTGAGCTGGGGCGAACGCTGA
- a CDS encoding ABC transporter permease, with protein sequence MFFRLLMESFRRQRRRKTLAGLAILLGTTAVTAMLALATTIGDRIHDELAVYGANIVVHPAADQLDVKVGGVDVKPVSGGAYLKESDLKKLRGIFWANNITGVSPELPVHIAGSTSGGRAVDAAATGMWFRHSLSSGGGSALVTGAPALHPLWKLEGAWPNETKTTGGEAEAVAGNTLASMLGLHIGDTITTSPQNTMLRIVGIVTTGAATDDQLLLPLNAAQRIAGTPDAVRRVEISARTKPEDAFARKDPDSLSPKLREVWYCRPYANSIAYQIREAIPGARAEQVRRVEQSEGNVLKRISGLMWLISAAAMLAAGFAVSAAMATAILERQGEIGLMRSLGASKGAIAMLFYAETGLLALLAGGLGYFAGSGLAGWLGARIFGSDAPLTAASVFNPVLLPVIVALALVVALAGSTPAIRRALTMDPSAILRADV encoded by the coding sequence ATGTTCTTTCGGCTACTGATGGAGAGCTTCCGGCGGCAGCGGCGACGCAAGACACTTGCGGGCCTCGCAATCCTGCTTGGAACAACTGCGGTGACCGCAATGCTGGCACTCGCGACCACCATCGGCGATCGCATCCACGACGAACTCGCTGTCTACGGCGCGAACATCGTGGTCCACCCGGCGGCCGATCAACTTGACGTGAAGGTGGGCGGCGTCGACGTGAAGCCTGTCTCAGGCGGAGCTTACCTGAAAGAGTCGGACCTCAAGAAGCTGCGTGGCATCTTCTGGGCGAACAACATCACTGGGGTTTCGCCCGAGCTTCCTGTCCATATCGCTGGAAGTACATCCGGCGGACGCGCAGTGGATGCAGCCGCCACCGGCATGTGGTTTCGTCACTCGCTCAGCAGCGGCGGAGGCTCCGCTCTGGTGACAGGCGCTCCCGCACTCCACCCACTTTGGAAACTGGAAGGTGCGTGGCCCAACGAAACAAAGACGACGGGCGGCGAAGCGGAGGCAGTGGCTGGCAACACTCTGGCTTCAATGCTTGGGCTGCACATAGGGGACACGATCACCACCTCTCCTCAGAACACCATGCTGCGCATCGTCGGCATTGTCACGACCGGCGCCGCAACGGACGATCAGCTTCTTCTCCCGCTCAATGCCGCGCAGAGGATCGCCGGAACACCCGATGCCGTGCGGCGCGTTGAGATCTCCGCTCGTACGAAGCCAGAGGACGCCTTCGCGCGCAAGGACCCCGATTCCCTCTCGCCGAAGCTGCGCGAGGTCTGGTATTGCAGGCCCTACGCGAACTCTATCGCCTACCAGATTCGCGAGGCGATCCCCGGTGCGCGGGCCGAGCAGGTCCGTCGCGTCGAACAGAGCGAGGGCAATGTGCTGAAGCGCATCAGCGGCCTGATGTGGCTGATCAGCGCAGCCGCCATGCTGGCCGCGGGCTTTGCCGTAAGCGCGGCGATGGCGACGGCCATTCTGGAACGACAGGGCGAGATCGGCCTGATGCGCTCTCTCGGCGCCAGCAAGGGCGCCATCGCCATGTTGTTTTACGCGGAGACCGGGCTGCTTGCGTTGCTCGCCGGTGGGCTTGGTTATTTTGCTGGCTCCGGACTGGCAGGGTGGTTAGGAGCGCGAATCTTCGGCTCGGATGCTCCTCTTACCGCTGCGAGCGTCTTCAATCCGGTGCTGCTTCCTGTCATCGTCGCGCTGGCCCTCGTGGTCGCGCTCGCGGGCAGCACGCCGGCGATCCGCCGCGCCCTGACCATGGATCCCTCCGCCATTCTGAGGGCCGACGTATGA
- a CDS encoding DUF2318 domain-containing protein, whose translation MLQAFIITLREGVEAALIIGIVFAYLTKIGRQELKRTVFWALGAALAASVAVAIVLARLQINTDIFEGWVMLAAAVFVISMIWFMHKTARTMRGDIEQKIAQYTGQDGVSKAGLFFFVFLLVLREGVETVLILSAVTLNSTELMSFTGTLLGVAVAVVFGVLFVRGSVKINLQRFFRVTTVILYFVAFQLTISGLHELSENGVLPSSQAEMRLIGPIVRNDLFFFVTMLALAGLMVLMEYRRRAPMALTANATPADRRRAEWTQRREKMWMTAVVGTSFLFIFLSTAEFIYAKSSTALSPTTSVTLVGSQVTVPTADVNDDQLHRYGVHVDDGKGGSTEVRFLLFKKPDGNIVSVGDACHICGPVGFYIGSQGITCKMCASPLNASSMGQEGGCNPIPLKSTVGGGQVTIQAADLKTLVAVFER comes from the coding sequence ATGCTGCAGGCATTTATCATTACGCTCCGCGAAGGTGTGGAGGCCGCGCTGATCATCGGCATCGTCTTCGCCTACCTTACCAAGATAGGCCGTCAGGAGCTGAAGCGGACGGTTTTCTGGGCCCTGGGAGCAGCTTTGGCGGCCAGTGTCGCTGTGGCTATCGTGCTGGCACGACTTCAGATCAATACAGACATCTTTGAAGGTTGGGTGATGTTGGCCGCCGCGGTCTTTGTCATCAGCATGATCTGGTTCATGCACAAGACGGCGCGGACCATGCGCGGCGATATCGAGCAAAAGATCGCGCAATACACCGGCCAGGATGGCGTCTCGAAGGCCGGGCTTTTCTTCTTCGTCTTTCTGCTCGTCTTGCGCGAGGGCGTGGAGACGGTGTTGATCCTCTCTGCTGTGACCCTCAACTCCACCGAACTGATGAGCTTTACCGGGACGCTGCTTGGGGTGGCCGTGGCGGTGGTCTTCGGTGTGCTGTTCGTGCGCGGAAGCGTCAAGATCAACCTGCAACGGTTCTTCCGTGTCACCACCGTGATCCTTTACTTCGTGGCGTTCCAGTTGACCATCAGCGGTCTGCACGAACTCAGCGAGAACGGCGTTCTTCCTTCGAGCCAGGCTGAGATGCGGCTGATCGGCCCGATCGTTCGCAACGATCTCTTCTTCTTCGTCACGATGTTGGCGCTGGCGGGTTTGATGGTACTGATGGAGTACCGCCGCCGGGCTCCCATGGCGCTTACCGCCAATGCAACGCCCGCCGACCGCAGGCGCGCGGAGTGGACCCAGCGCCGCGAGAAGATGTGGATGACCGCAGTCGTTGGCACGAGCTTCCTGTTTATTTTTCTATCCACCGCCGAGTTCATCTATGCCAAGAGTTCCACGGCGTTGTCACCGACGACCTCCGTCACACTCGTCGGCAGTCAGGTAACGGTTCCCACCGCCGACGTCAACGACGACCAGCTTCACCGCTACGGCGTGCATGTGGACGATGGCAAGGGAGGAAGCACCGAGGTGCGCTTCCTGCTGTTCAAGAAGCCGGACGGCAACATCGTCTCCGTAGGCGACGCCTGCCACATCTGCGGCCCGGTTGGCTTCTACATCGGCAGCCAGGGCATCACCTGCAAGATGTGCGCATCGCCTCTGAATGCTTCCTCCATGGGACAGGAAGGCGGGTGCAACCCGATCCCCTTGAAGAGCACGGTAGGCGGAGGCCAGGTGACGATCCAGGCCGCCGACCTCAAGACGCTGGTCGCTGTATTTGAACGCTAG
- a CDS encoding TlyA family RNA methyltransferase, which translates to MKNRLDKFLVDQGHAASRERAQALILAGRVLVNEQKIDKPGANVSEDAIVRLLGSDLKYVSRGGLKLEHALAHWNISLEGLHAVDIGSSTGGFTDCMLQAGAASVLAVDTGYGQIAQKLRADPRVTLRERTNARLLTVGELLSAGRPAPGFFSMDVSFISATLVLPAVMAALGCEGVPWKGTAVVLIKPQFEAGRHNVGKGGIVRDEGARREAIERVTECVAGLGGTELEVIDSPIQGMEGNREYLLRAVFGAT; encoded by the coding sequence ATGAAGAACCGCCTAGACAAATTTCTGGTCGATCAGGGACACGCCGCTTCTCGCGAGCGGGCGCAGGCCCTGATTCTCGCGGGACGCGTGCTCGTCAACGAGCAGAAGATCGATAAACCGGGAGCGAATGTCTCCGAGGATGCGATTGTTCGTCTGCTGGGAAGCGATCTGAAGTACGTCAGCCGCGGCGGACTAAAGCTTGAGCATGCGCTTGCGCATTGGAATATCTCGTTGGAAGGTCTTCATGCCGTCGATATAGGGTCTTCGACGGGAGGATTTACCGACTGCATGCTTCAGGCCGGCGCAGCCTCTGTACTTGCGGTGGATACGGGCTATGGTCAGATAGCACAGAAACTCCGCGCTGATCCACGCGTTACGCTACGAGAACGAACCAACGCGCGGCTACTGACTGTAGGAGAGCTTCTTTCAGCCGGCCGGCCTGCTCCAGGGTTTTTCTCGATGGATGTCTCGTTCATCTCGGCGACGCTGGTCCTGCCGGCCGTCATGGCTGCGTTGGGTTGTGAGGGAGTGCCGTGGAAGGGAACCGCCGTGGTCCTCATCAAGCCGCAGTTCGAGGCTGGCCGGCACAACGTCGGCAAGGGGGGTATCGTGCGCGATGAAGGAGCGCGCAGGGAGGCGATCGAGCGCGTGACAGAGTGCGTTGCGGGGCTTGGTGGAACGGAGTTGGAGGTCATAGACTCCCCGATCCAGGGTATGGAGGGTAACCGGGAGTATCTTCTTCGCGCAGTATTCGGAGCAACGTAA
- a CDS encoding sigma-70 family RNA polymerase sigma factor, translated as MYREMGLANASPQQSQDDATLLALVRRGDEHAMASIYDRYSKVVYSVALRVLRDPASAEDVLQEVFLQVWRSPERFVALRGSLGGWLTVVTRNRSIDALRRKKPSDTIDDLSLASQYDLAVEAERNTMAEKARTVIVRLPPEQRKTLEMAFFDGLTHSEIAEMTGDPLGTVKTRIRSALTTLRKAFLV; from the coding sequence ATGTACAGAGAGATGGGACTGGCCAACGCTTCGCCGCAGCAGTCGCAGGATGATGCAACCCTGCTCGCGTTGGTGCGTCGCGGCGACGAACATGCCATGGCCTCTATCTACGATCGCTATTCCAAGGTTGTCTACTCCGTTGCCTTGCGCGTGCTGCGCGATCCTGCATCGGCGGAAGATGTGCTTCAGGAGGTTTTTTTGCAGGTTTGGCGCAGCCCGGAACGCTTTGTCGCCCTCCGAGGGAGCCTGGGAGGATGGCTCACTGTCGTCACGCGAAACCGGTCGATCGATGCTCTGCGCCGCAAAAAACCCAGCGACACGATTGACGACCTCTCGCTGGCCTCACAATACGATCTCGCAGTCGAAGCTGAACGCAACACCATGGCGGAAAAGGCCCGCACGGTCATCGTCAGACTGCCTCCCGAGCAGCGTAAGACGCTTGAGATGGCCTTCTTCGACGGCCTTACCCACTCCGAGATTGCCGAGATGACAGGCGATCCCCTTGGCACCGTCAAAACCAGAATCCGCAGTGCGCTGACGACACTGAGAAAGGCGTTTCTGGTATGA